One Gammaproteobacteria bacterium genomic region harbors:
- the pepP gene encoding Xaa-Pro aminopeptidase, translated as MKANFFMNPKEFLRRRRRFLKMVGPGTVAMLATNIIHRRNRDTEYPFRPDSDFYYLTGFSEPEAVLVMIPGRPEGESLLFCRERNQEKEMWTGPRIGIEGAKEVYGMDEAYPIDKLDEMMPSLLENHTRLYYTLGLNSTLDTRVISWISQVRRKTRTGVRAPSEVVDLERVLHEQRLFKEPSELKRMRKAARIAARAHQRAMQTCQPGMREYQLEAELLHEFTRAGARATAYESIVAAGNNACVLHYSNNDSEIQDGDLVLIDAGCEVEYYASDISRTFPANGRFTEAQRQLYDLVLKAQRAAIDEVRPGRRWNDPHDTAVRIITKGLVALGLLDGKVKDLVKEENYKRFYMHRTGHWLGMDVHDVGEYKVGGEWRELKPGMVLTIEPGIYIPREAEGVPEKYWGIGIRIEDDCLVTETEAEVLTASVPTAPEEIESLMAKRH; from the coding sequence TTGAAGGCTAATTTCTTCATGAATCCAAAAGAATTCCTGCGCCGCCGTCGACGTTTCCTCAAGATGGTTGGCCCTGGAACGGTAGCCATGCTTGCCACCAACATCATTCACCGCCGTAACCGCGATACCGAGTATCCGTTTCGTCCCGACAGTGATTTTTACTACCTCACTGGATTCTCTGAACCTGAAGCCGTGCTGGTCATGATCCCAGGGCGGCCCGAGGGGGAGTCTTTGCTCTTCTGCCGCGAGCGTAATCAAGAAAAGGAGATGTGGACCGGGCCACGGATTGGAATAGAGGGTGCCAAAGAGGTCTATGGGATGGATGAGGCCTATCCCATCGACAAGTTGGACGAGATGATGCCCTCCCTGTTGGAGAATCACACCCGCCTCTACTATACCTTGGGCCTAAACTCTACTTTGGATACTCGGGTAATTAGTTGGATCAGCCAGGTACGACGCAAGACTCGCACCGGAGTCCGCGCACCCAGTGAGGTTGTTGACTTGGAGCGTGTTCTCCACGAGCAACGCCTGTTCAAGGAGCCCTCGGAACTCAAACGGATGCGCAAAGCCGCTCGGATCGCGGCGCGTGCCCACCAACGTGCCATGCAGACCTGCCAACCTGGGATGCGGGAGTATCAACTCGAGGCCGAACTTCTACACGAATTTACCCGTGCTGGTGCGCGTGCCACTGCCTATGAGTCGATTGTTGCTGCGGGCAACAACGCCTGCGTTCTGCACTATTCGAACAATGACAGCGAGATCCAAGATGGTGACCTGGTGCTCATCGACGCCGGCTGTGAGGTTGAGTACTATGCCTCCGACATCAGTCGCACCTTTCCCGCCAACGGACGCTTCACCGAGGCACAGCGCCAACTCTATGATCTGGTACTGAAAGCCCAACGCGCGGCGATCGACGAGGTACGTCCCGGTCGGCGCTGGAACGACCCCCACGACACCGCAGTACGAATCATCACCAAAGGGTTGGTGGCATTGGGATTGCTTGACGGCAAGGTCAAGGATCTGGTCAAAGAAGAAAACTACAAACGTTTTTATATGCACCGCACCGGCCATTGGTTGGGCATGGATGTCCACGACGTGGGTGAATACAAGGTGGGCGGTGAGTGGCGGGAACTCAAACCCGGCATGGTTCTCACCATCGAGCCGGGGATCTACATCCCCCGCGAGGCCGAGGGCGTCCCGGAAAAATATTGGGGGATCGGGATCCGTATCGAAGACGATTGCCTGGTTACCGAGACGGAAGCGGAAGTACTCACCGCCTCGGTACCCACCGCCCCCGAAGAGATCGAATCCTTGATGGCCAAGCGTCACTAA
- a CDS encoding AAA family ATPase, protein MIASEKFDALVLRLESLLGRAEALLPTVPEAPDFATTLAFRWRKLYGRGHLHPVHRPHTLNLSDLLGIDEQKLVLERNTRQFVQGLPANNALLWGARGTGKSSLIKALLTTYGSVGLRLIEVDKYDLVDLPDIMDVLEGRRERFLLYCDDLSFSANEPGYKALKAILDGSVAALPENLIIYATSNRRHLLPEYLSENREVQVVDDEIHQSDAVEEKISLSERFGLWLSFYPFRQEQYLKIVAHCLNHLGTNESNRSNDAEEVREAALRWALAHGSRSGRSAWQFARDWVGRQGIQELAGE, encoded by the coding sequence GTGATTGCTTCCGAAAAATTTGATGCACTTGTCTTGCGCCTGGAATCCCTGCTGGGCCGTGCTGAGGCCCTGCTTCCCACGGTTCCCGAGGCGCCCGATTTTGCTACTACGCTGGCCTTTCGCTGGCGCAAACTCTACGGCCGTGGACATCTGCACCCGGTACATCGTCCCCACACCTTGAATCTTTCGGACCTACTCGGCATTGATGAGCAAAAGCTAGTCCTGGAGCGCAACACTCGCCAATTTGTGCAAGGTCTGCCAGCTAATAATGCCCTATTGTGGGGGGCGCGAGGTACTGGAAAGTCATCCTTGATCAAAGCTCTGCTCACTACCTATGGCAGTGTGGGGCTGCGTCTCATTGAGGTGGATAAGTACGACCTGGTCGACCTACCCGACATCATGGATGTTTTAGAGGGACGGCGGGAGCGATTTCTCTTGTATTGTGATGATCTCTCCTTTTCCGCCAATGAACCCGGTTATAAGGCCCTCAAGGCAATATTGGATGGGTCAGTCGCTGCGCTACCGGAGAATCTCATCATCTACGCGACCTCCAATCGCCGTCATCTGCTCCCTGAGTATCTATCAGAGAATCGTGAGGTACAGGTGGTAGATGATGAGATTCATCAGAGCGACGCGGTGGAAGAGAAGATATCATTGTCAGAGCGATTTGGTCTGTGGCTGTCTTTCTATCCCTTCCGTCAGGAACAGTACCTGAAGATCGTCGCCCATTGCTTGAATCATCTGGGCACTAATGAGTCTAATCGGAGCAACGATGCAGAGGAGGTACGTGAAGCAGCCCTACGCTGGGCGCTTGCCCATGGTTCGCGTAGTGGTCGTAGCGCCTGGCAGTTTGCTCGTGATTGGGTCGGCCGACAGGGTATCCAAGAATTAGCAGGGGAATGA
- the anmK gene encoding anhydro-N-acetylmuramic acid kinase, translating into MTTTDLYVGLMSGTSLDGIDAALVTFEGDQPRLLAAHYQPYPAPLREELLTLCRAGEGEPDRLCPMDVDLGQRFATATLELLAQAKVAPEAVRAIGSHGQTIRHRPTGPTPFTLQIGDPNIIAQRTGITTVADFRRRDIAAGGEGAPLVPAFHRAVFATAPPRVVLNVGGIANITWLPGTVGGGVTGFDTGPGNTLMDAWVRRHFGQDRDEGGKWATQGKVATSLLEALLADPYFSRPPPKSTGREYFDLRWLDSALAAQPPLPPADIQATLCELTAATVARAVDDHCLLAEEVLVCGGGVHNATLMTRLAARLAPRLVLSTAAKGIDPDWVEAIAFAWLARRTLQGLSGNLPAVTGARQEVVLGGIYLKG; encoded by the coding sequence ATGACTACCACTGACTTGTACGTCGGGCTGATGTCCGGCACCAGTCTCGATGGCATTGACGCAGCCCTCGTCACTTTTGAGGGTGACCAGCCACGCCTGCTTGCTGCTCACTACCAGCCTTATCCCGCTCCCCTACGCGAGGAACTTCTCACCCTGTGTCGAGCCGGGGAAGGAGAGCCAGATCGACTTTGCCCCATGGATGTGGACCTCGGGCAACGCTTCGCGACCGCCACCCTAGAGTTATTGGCGCAGGCGAAGGTAGCCCCGGAAGCAGTACGCGCGATCGGCAGCCACGGTCAGACCATACGCCACCGCCCGACCGGTCCGACCCCCTTCACCTTGCAGATCGGCGACCCCAACATCATTGCCCAACGAACCGGCATCACTACCGTGGCTGACTTCCGCCGTCGGGATATCGCTGCCGGTGGCGAGGGGGCACCGCTGGTTCCGGCATTTCATCGAGCGGTATTTGCTACTGCTCCGCCACGGGTGGTGCTCAATGTGGGGGGGATCGCCAACATTACCTGGCTACCGGGCACCGTTGGGGGAGGCGTGACTGGATTCGATACCGGCCCTGGTAATACCTTGATGGATGCTTGGGTCCGACGACATTTTGGACAGGATCGTGACGAGGGGGGAAAATGGGCTACGCAAGGAAAGGTAGCCACGTCTTTGCTGGAGGCGTTACTGGCCGACCCCTATTTCTCGCGTCCTCCCCCCAAGAGCACCGGACGCGAATATTTCGATCTACGCTGGCTCGATAGTGCCCTCGCCGCGCAACCACCCCTCCCACCGGCAGATATCCAGGCAACGCTGTGCGAACTAACCGCAGCAACCGTTGCCCGTGCGGTCGATGACCATTGCCTACTCGCGGAAGAGGTGCTGGTGTGCGGTGGTGGCGTTCACAACGCCACCCTGATGACACGTCTCGCCGCTCGCCTTGCCCCGCGTTTGGTGCTTTCGACCGCTGCAAAGGGAATAGATCCAGACTGGGTAGAGGCAATAGCCTTTGCGTGGCTAGCAAGACGCACACTCCAAGGATTATCGGGCAATTTGCCAGCAGTTACTGGGGCACGACAAGAGGTAGTGCTCGGGGGCATCTATCTAAAAGGCTGA